The nucleotide window GCGGCGAGCGGGGCGTGCGGGTCGGCCGTCTGGTCCGCGGGCGGCGGCGGTGCGGCCGACGGCGCCACCGGGCCGCCGGGCAGGTCCGGCCGGAACGAGGGCGGACCGTCGTCCGCGATGTCCGTGGCCGCCACCTCGACCTCGCCGGCCGGCACGGAGGCGGGAGCCGGCCGCGCATCACCGGCCGACACCGGAACGGGAGCCGGCTGCGCATCACCAGTCGACACCGGAACGGGAGCCGGCTCGGCGTCGCCGGCCGACACCGGGACGGGAGTCGGCCGGGCGTCGCCGGTCGACGGCGGGACGGTGGACGGCGCGGCGTCACCGGGCGACACCGAGGCGGAAGCCGGATGCGCGGCACCGGTCGACGGCGGAATGGCGGGCGGCGCGGCGTCACCGGCCGGCGCGGAATCGGGGGCGTCGCCGATCGGCGACGGGACCGGGGCCGGGCGCGCGTCGGCGGTCGACGCCGGGACGGCGGGCGGCGCGGCGTCACCGGGCGACACCGAGGCGGAAGCCGGATGCGCGGCACCGGTCGACGGCGGAATGGTGGACGGCGCGGCGTCACCGGGCGGGACGGAATCGGGGGCGTCGCCGATCGGCGAAGGGGCCGGGGCCGGGCGCGCATCGGTGGTCGACGCCGCGGCGGCGGGCGGCTCGGCGTCGCCGGTCGGGTCGGGGGCGGGAATCGGCTCCCGCGCGGGCGCGGGCGTGCCGGTGTCGTCCTGCGGCACCGGTACCCGGCCGGTCTTCTCGTCGTCGCTCATCGACAGCCCCTACGCCCGGAACAGGTGCCGGCGGATCGCGGCCACGTTGCCGAAGATCCTGACGCCGAGCACCACCACGACGCCGATGGAGAGCTGACCGCCGACGCCGAGCTGGTCGCCCAGGTACACGATGATGCCGGCGACCAGCACGTTCGAGATGAACGAGACCACGAACTGCTTGTCGTCGAAGATCCCGTCGAGCTTCGCGCGCACGCCGCCGAAGACCGCGTCCAGCGCGGCGACGACCGCGATGGGCAGGTAGGGCTGTAGCGCGGGCGGCACCGTCGGATGGAAGACGATGCCGAGCACGACTCCGGCGATCAGGGCGAGTACGGCGATCATCAGCCGCCTTTCGACGCTTTGCTGGACGGGGACGTCGGCGCGCCCGAGACCCCGGACCCCGGGTCGGCCGGCACGGCCTGGCGCAGGTTCGGCTCGGTGGCGGCGTCGAGGGTGGCGTTCCTGACGTCGGCGACGTCGTACGCGATGCCGTACCGGGTGCTCAGGGCCCGGAAGAACCGGCCGGCCGAGCCGTCCCGGAATTCGTCGGCGAGCGAGTCCGGGCCGATCGCGACGACCTGGTAGGGCGTGGTCACCGGCCGGAAGTCGACGAGGATCGCCTCGCCGGCCTGCCGGATGGTCGAGGTGGCGGTGAGCCGCTGGCCGTTGACCGCGATCGCCTCGGCGCCCGCCGCCCAGAGCGCGTTGGCGGCCATCTGGAGGTCGGTGTCGCGGACCCGGGCCTCGTTCTTTCTCTCGCCGGTCAGTGGGTCCACCGGCGTCGGCCCATCGGCCACCGTGACTTTGACGCCCGGGCCGCGCACCGGGGCGAGCCCGGTCTGCGCCTCCATGTCCCGCAGGCGGGCCACGGCCGCGCCGCCGAGCTGCTTCTCCCGCAGGTCGGCGACCTCCGCGCGGAGCCGGTCGGCGCGGTCCTGCAGCTCGGAGGTGGCGGTGCGGCGGCTCTGCACCTGCTCGATGAGGGTGTCCCGGGCCTGGGTGCGGGCCGGCTCGGCGGCCATCGTCTGCTGGTAGGCGACCACCAGCAGGAAGCCGAGCGCGACGAGGGTCAGCATGCTGACCCCGCTGATCATCGCCTTCCGGGTGCCGGTCGCGCCCTCGCCGCGGGCCTTGCGGGCGGCGGCGTCGGCGTAGCCGGCGTCGAGCGGGTTGTGGAACAGCTCGGTCAGGAAGTCGGGCGTGAACCGGCGCTGCCCGTCACCGGCGTCGGGCGAGGTCATCCGGCGACGGCCCTGACCCGGGCCTGCTCGGCCCGGTCGGCGCGCAGCATCGCGCGGGCCTGCGCCAGGTAGAGCACCGCCGCCGCCCAGTAGAGGCCGAGCGCCCACCAGGCCAGGGCCCAGCCGATCGGCAGGGCGATCGGCGCCGTCGACGGGACGGCCGTGGCGAGCAGCAGCGTCGGGAACGCCCCGAGCAGCACGAACGTGCCGGTCTTGCCGAGGTAGTGCACCGGCGGCGGCCCGTAGCCGTGCCGGCGCAGCACCAGCAGGGCGACGCCGAGCACGGCCTCGCGCAGCAGCAGGGCGACGGTCAGCCACCAGGGCACGACTCCGCGCACGGTGAAGCCGATCAGGGTGGCGAGGATGTAGAGCCGGTCGGCGAACGGATCGAGCAGCTCGCCGAGGCGGCTGACGGAGTTCATCCGGCGGGCCACGTAGCCGTCGACCCAGTCCGTCGTCCCGCCGAGGGTGAGCACGATGACGGCGGCGACGTCGTTCTGCGGCACGAGCAGCAGGTAGAGGAAGAGCGGCACGCCGAGCAGCCGGGCGAAGCTGATGACGTTGGGGATCGTCCAGATCCGGTCCGAGGCGGCGATCGGCGCGGCGGGTCCGGGCGTCACGCGCGCAGGCTGCTGCGACATCGCGCCCCTCCCCCCTGCCGGCCCCGGGTTCCCCACCCGTGGACGTCACTTCCGCGGCCCCCGGCCGCCGGCCGGGCGCACCCCGGCCGGTCACTCGCCGAGCCACTATAACCAGGCCCGTCGCTGTCCCGGTCGACCCCGGCCGGACGGCGCGACGGTCGTCGTGCCGGACACAGCCTCTAAGCCATCCTAGGATGAAGGTTGCGGAGCGTCGCCGGGCGGTACCGGTCAGCGTCTGCCGCGGCGGCTGCGCACATAGTCGTCGACCACGTAGCGGCCGAGCTCCGCGATGTCGGGGCTGAAGACCCGCCCGCCGCTGCGCTGGGCGACCGCGTCCACGAAGCGGCGCAGGCCCGGGTCCTCACCCAGCATGAAGACGTTCAGCGTCGCGCCGTAGCGGGTGAGCAGGTCGACCTCGTGGACCGTGAGCCGCACGGTCTCCGGGCGCGGCGGCCAGTCGAAGGACGCCTGGCCGTCGTCGTCCAGGTGCGCGGTCGGCTCGCCGTCGGTCACCACCAGCACGACCGGTTCCGCGCCGGGGTGCCGGCGCAGGTGCCGGCCGGCCAGTTTCAGCGCGTGCTGGAGGTTGGTGCCCTTGACCATGTCCGGCTCGATCGCCGCGAGCTCGCCCTGCGACAGGCTCATCGCGTATCTGCCGAAGCCGACGATCTGGAGCGAGTCCTGCGGGAACCGGGTCGCCACCAGGTGTGACAGGGCCAGGGCCGTCTGCTTCATCGGGCCCCAGCGGCCGTCGGCGAACATGGAGTAGGACAGGTCGACGCAGAGCGCCACCGCCGCCGAGGCCCGGCGCTCGGTCTCGGCGACCTCGAAGTCCTCCGGCTCGAGTCGGACCGGCAGCGTGCCGACGCCGCCACCGCCGCCCGCCCGGCGGCGGATCGCGTTGCCGATGGTGCGGACCACGTCGAGCGGCTGTTCGTCGCCGAACCGCCAGCGCCGCGACGACCCGGTCAGGTCGCCGGCCGCGCCCGCGTCCCGCAGGTCGTGCTCGCCGCCCTTGCGGCCGGACAGGTCCGAGAAGACCCGGGCCAGGGCGGTGCGGCCGAGCCGGCGCAGCGCCTTGGGCGTCAGCGTGAGGCCGTCGTCGTCGCGGGTCACCCAGCCCTGCCGGCGCAGCTCGCGCTCGAGCTCGCGCAGCCGGCGCACGTCGTCCGCGGCGGCACGGCCGAGCTGACGACCCACCGCCTCGACGTCGACGTCGTCGAGCGTCGCGCCGGGATGGTCCTGGGCGAGCTGGTCGAGCAGGTCGTCGAGCTCGCCCAGCTCGCCGAGCGCCGCGGTCGCGTCGCCGTAGCCGAGGTCCCGCTCGCCGCGCATCCGCTCGCCGCGGCTCCAGTCGAGGTCGGGGCGCAGCGCCCGCAGGTTGTCGCTCAGCTCGGCGAGCCGGCCGCGCAGCGGGCCGTCGCCCAGCGCCTGGTCCATGAGGCTGGAGAGCTCCTCGCGCTGCTGCGGGCTCAGCGAGCGCATCAGCCGCTCGGCCGCCGCGGCCCGCCGGGCCAGGGAGTCGATCAGCTCGTCGACGTTGCGCGGGTGCTCCGGGAAGAGGTCGCCGTGTTTCTCCATGAACCGCTGGAACGCGTCGTCGGTGTCCTCGCCCCGGGCGTGCCGGCCGAGCAGGTCGTTGAGGTCGGCGACCAGCTCGTCGACCCGGGCGTCGGTGGCCGGGTCGCGGGCGCGAAGCGCGTCGCGCAGGCCCGCGAAGCGCTGCTCGACCACCTCGCGCCGCAGCCCGTCGAGGATCTGCCGGTAGGTTTCCCGGGCCTCGTCGCTGGCCCAGTCGTAGTCGGACAGCTCCTGCACCGCCTGGGCGGTGGAGCGGGGCAGGTTGTCCAGCACCGCCTCCTGGAAGCGGGCATCGTCGTCGTCGCGGCCGCGCAGCACGTCGCGTTCGGCCGCGACGGCCTGGTCGAGCAGCTGCCGGGCCCGGGTGACCGCGCCGTCGAGGTTGCCGCGGCGCAGGGTCTCCCGGCGCAGCCGCCGGGCGCGGGCCTCCAGGTCGTCGAGGCCACGGCCGTCGCGGGGGCCGCGGCGCAGCAGGTCACGCAGGGCGTCGCGGAGGCTGCCGCCGCCGAGCACCCGCTCGCCGACCTGGTCCACCGCCGCCCGCACGTCGTAGGGCGGCGCGAGCGGATCGGGCCCGTCACGCCAGGCCCCGTACCGGAATCGGTTACCGCTCATGATCATTTCCGTAGCGGATGTGGCCGTCGTCGGTCAGCTCCTTGGCCAGCCGGCGGGTGAGGTGCAGGCCCTCCAGGACGAACTCGACGCCGGAGGCGGCCTGGCCGGGGCTCGGCGCGTCGCCGAGCCCGAGCCGGTCGAGGACCTTGGCCAGCCCGGGCACGGTGCCGATCTGGCCGAGCAGCTCCTGCGCCGAGACCAGGTCGCCGGTCTCGATGACGGTGCCGCCGGCGACCAGGTCGGTGAAGCCGGACAGGTCGAGCCCGGCCAGCCGGGCCCGGAACGTCTCGGCGGTGGCCACCCGCAGCAGGTGGCCGAGGATCTCGGTCTCCCGGCCCTCCTCGCCGCTCTCGAACTCGACCTTGCCGCGCAGCGTGCTGGTCACCGAGATCGTGTCGCAGATCCGGGCGACGGCCTCGCGCTCGTTGCGCAGCCCGGCCCGGCGCAGCGCGGACGCGGCGATGGTCTCGGCCGCCGCGATGGCGAACCGGGCGGAGATACCGGAGCGCGCGTCGACGGCCGGCGATTCGCGGACCGCGCGGGTGTGCCGGGCGATGACGTCGACGAGGTGGTCCGGCACCTCGGCCGCGAGCGCCGCCTCCTGCCGGATCAGCGCCGTCTCCAGCTCGATCTCGAGCGGGTAGTGCGTGCGGATCTCGGCGCCGAAGCGGTCCTTGAGCGGGGTGATGATCCGGCCGCGGTTGGTGTAGTCCTCCGGGTTGGCGGACGCGACCAGCAGCAGGTCGAGCGGCAGCCGCAGCTGGTAGCCGCGGACCTGGATGTCGCGCTCCTCCAGCACGTTGAGCAGGGAGACCTGGATGCGCTCGGCGAGGTCGGGCAGCTCGTTGACGGCGAAGATGCCCCGGTTGGTGCGCGGCACCAGGCCGAAGTGGATGGTGTCCGGGTCGCCGAGGGCGCGCCCCTGCGCGACCTTGATCGGGTCGACGTCGCCGATGAGGTCGCCGACGCTGGTATCCGGGGTGGCGAGCTTCTCGCCGTAGCGCTCGGAGCGGTGCAGCCAGGAGATCGGCAGCAGGTCGCCGGCCTCCGCCGCGACCCGGCGGGTCGCCGGGGTGAGCGGGTGGTACGGGTGTTCGCGCAGCTCGGAGCCCGTGATGTAGGGCGTCCACTCGTCGAGCAGGCCGACGAGCCCGCGGATCAGCCGGGTCTTGCCCTGCCCGCGCTCGCCGAGCAGGACCATGTCGTGGCCGGCGAGCAGGGCGCGCTCGACCTCGGGCAGCACGGTGTCGTCGTAGCCGACGATGCCGGGGAAGCGCGGCACGCCCCGGCGCAGGCGGTCGAGCAGGTTGTCGCGCAGCTCCGCCTTCACGGTGCGGAAGACGTGGCCGCTCGCGCGGAGCGCGCCGAGGGTGCGCGGAAGATCGGTAGGCGGTGTGGGTACGAGCTGTGTGGAAGCTTCGGTCACTTCGGAAACGCTACCCCCGCCCTGTGACAAGTGACGGCGGCCGCGTCCAGCCCCGGCGAATTGGCTCTGGTCCGCCGCCGCCGTCCCCGGAACGCTGAACGCATGAGCGATCTTGAGATCCTGCGTTACGCGGCGTTCAGCGCGGACCCGGCCGGCGGCAACCCCGCGGGCGTGGTGCTGGACGCGAGCGCCCTGTCCGAGGCCGCGATGCAGGCGATCGCGGCGGACCTCGGCTACGCGGAGACCGCGTTCCTGACCGAGGACCGCGGCGCGGGCACCTTCCGGATCCGGTACTTCAGCCCGCTCGCCGAGGTGCCCTTCTGCGGGCACGCGACGGTCGCCACCGCGGTGGCGCTGTCCGAACGGCGGGGCCCGGGCGGGTTCGTCTTCGTCACCAACGCCGGCGAGGTGCCGGTGACCGTCGACGACGCTCGGACGGCCACGCTGACCAGCGTCGGCACCCGCGTCGCGGACCTGGCCGGCGCCGACTTGGCGGACCTGCTGGCGGCGCTGCGCTGGCGCCAGGACGAGCTGGACCCCGCGCTGCCGCCGCGGGTCGCGTACGCGGGCGCGCACCACCCGGTGATCGCGGCGGCGAGCCGCGACCGGCTCGCGAAGCTGGACTACGACGTCCCCGCCCTGAAGTCCCTGATGGAGGCGAAGGGCTGGACCACGGTCCAGCTGGTCTGGCGCGCGGCAGCCGACCGCTTCGACGTGCGCGACCCGTTCCCGGTCGGCGGGGTCTACGAGGACCCGGCCACCGGCGCCGCGGCGGCCGCCCTCGGCGGCTACCTGCGCGAGCTCGGCCTGGTACCCGGCGACGCGGTCCTGCACCTGTCGCAGGGCGACGACCTCGGGCGCCCCGGCCGGCTCACGGTCACCCTGACCCCCGGCGAGCAGGGCGTGCGGGTCAGCGGCACGGCGGTGGCGATGCCCGCGTAGCGCCGCCACTAGAGTCGGTGCCGATGAGCGCCACGATGATCGTCCGGGAACTAGCCGCGGGGCACGGCGACCGCACCCTGTTCAGTTCGCTCGACCTGGTGGTCGCGCCCGGCGACGTGATCGGCCTGGTCGGCGTCAACGGGGCGGGCAAGACCACGCTGCTGCGTACCCTCGCGGGTCTGCTGCCGGTCGAGGCCGGCGCGGTGACGCTGAGCCCGCCGACCGCCAACGTCGGCTATCTGCCGCAGGAGCGGGACCGGCGCCCGGGCGAGACGGTGCGGGACTTCCTGGCCCGGCGCACCGGCGTCGGTGCGGCGCAGGCCGCCATGGACCGCGCCGCCGAGGCCCTGGCCGGCGGCGAGCCGGGCGCGGACGAGACCTACGGTGCCGCGCTCGAACGCTGGCTCGACCTCGGCGGCGCCGACCTGGAGGAACGCGCGGAGCAGATCGCGGCCGAGCTGGGCCTGGCCGTGGCGCTCGACCATCCGATGACCGCGCTCTCCGGCGGGCAGGCGGCCCGGGCCGGGATGGCGTCGCTGCTGCTCAGCCGCTACGACGTCTTCCTGCTCGACGAGCCGACGAACGACCTCGACCTGGACGGCCTCGGCCGGCTGGAGCAGTTCGTGACCGGGCTGCGCGCGGGCACCCTGCTGGTCAGCCACGACCGCGAGTTCCTCACCCGCACGGTCACCGCGGTGCTCGAGCTCGACCTGGCGCAGCAGCAGGTCCGGCTCTTCGGCGGCGGCTACGCCGCCTACCTCGAGGAGCGCGAGCGGGCCCGGCGGCACGCCCGCGAGGACTACGACGAGTACGCCGACCGCAAGGGCGCGCTGCTGGAGCGGGCGCAGATGCAGCGCGGCTGGATGGAGCACGGCGTGCGCAACGCGCGCCGCAAGTCCAAGGACAACGACAAGATCGGCCGGAACCTGCGGGCCGAGTCGACGGAGAAGCAGGCCGCCAAGGCGCGCCAGACCCAGCGGATGATCGAGCGGCTGGAGGTGGTCGAGGAGCCGCGCAAGGAGTGGGAACTGAAGATGGAGATCGCCGCCGCGCCCCGCGCCGGCGCCGTCGTGGCCACCCTGCGCGACGCATCCGTACGCCGGGGAGCGTTCCGCCTCGGCCCGGTGACGCTCCAGATCGACTGGGCGGACCGGGTGGCGATCACCGGCGCGAACGGCTCCGGCAAGTCGACGCTGCTGGCGGCCCTGCTCGGCCGCCTGCCGCTCGACGAGGGCTCGGCCGTCCTCGGCCCGGGCGTGGTCGTCGGCGAGGTCGACCAGGCGCGCGGGCTGTTCCTCGGCGACGAACCCCTGGCGGCCGCGTTCGGCGCCGCCGTGCCCGAGCTCGCCGACGCCGACGTCCGCACGCTGCTCGCCAAGTTCGGGCTGCGGGCCGCGCACGTGCTGCGCCCCGCCGGCACCCTCTCGCCGGGCGAGCGGACCCGGGCCGCGCTGGCCCTGCTCCAGGCCCGCGGCGTCAACCTGCTGGTGCTCGACGAGCCGACGAACCACCTCGACCTGGCCGCCATCGAACAGCTCGAGGAGGCCCTGGCGAGCTACGCCGGCACCCTGCTGCTGGTCACCCACGACCGGCGGATGCTGGCGGCGGTGCGGACCACCCGGCACCTCGAGGTGTCCGACGGCAAGGTCACGGGCTGAGGTCCCTCGGCGCGCTGACCGGGCCCTCGTTGCCGGAGCGGTCCAGGGCGCTGAGGCAGTAGGCCGCGCCGCCGGCCGGCGGCGACGGGTCGGCGACCTTGGCACCCGCGCGGCCGGCCGCGACCAGGTCGGCGGCGGCGCCGTCGACGCGGTAGAGCGCCCAGCTCGCCGGCTCCGGGCCCGGGCCCGGCTGCCAGTCCAGCTCGACGGTGCCGCCGGCCTGCCGGGCGGAGACGAGCCGGGGCGCGGCGGGCGCCCGCGCGGGCAGCCGGCGCATCGTCGGCAGCAGCGCCGGAGCGGCGTAGTGGTGGTCGCGGTAGCGGCTGACCGCGCCGAGCTTGTCCCGGCGGATCTGCTTGGCGCTGAAGTGCACGCTGCCCTGCACGGCGTACCGGTCGTTGAGGGTTAGCTGGCGGTCGAGCTGGTCGGGCCGGCTCCACGGGCCCTTCTCGCCGACCCGGTAGTCGCCCTGGCCGATGTACAGCTGCACCCCGGTGCCCTTGACCAGGGCGGACCACCAGGGCAGCACCTTGGCGTAGTCGGCCCGGTCGAAGCCGATCGCCCAGTAGAGCTGCGGCACGATGTAGTCGAGCCAGCCCTCGCGCACCCACTTGCGGGTGTCGGCGTAGATGGCGTCGTAGCTCTCCAGGCCGTGCGTGTCCGAGCCGGCCTTGTCGGTGCCGGCGTTGCGCCAGATGCCGAACGGGCTGATGCCGAACTTCACCCACGGCTTGAGCTGCCTGATCCGCTCGCTCATCTCGCGGACCAGGGTGTCCACGTTCGCCCGCCGCCAGTCGGCGCGGCCCTGCGACTTGTCGGCGCGCCGGGCGAAGCTGGCGTCGTCCTTGAACTCGTGCCCGCCGCCCTCCGGGTACGGGTAGAAGAAGTCGTCGAAGTGCACGCCGTCCACGTCGTACCGCTGCACCGCCTCGAGCATCGCGTCCTCGACGAAGCGGCGGGCGTCCGGGTTGCCCGGGTCGAAGTAGAGCCGGGCCCGCGCGCCCTCCGGGTAGGAGATGGCCCAGTCCCGGTGCTTGAGCAGCGGATGCCCGGGCGCGAGCTTGCCGAAGTCGGCGCCGGGCCCGGACGGCGCGGGCTGGGTGCCCCGGTACGGGTTGAACCAGGCGTGGAACTCCAGGTTGCGGGCGTGCGCCTCGGCGACCATGAACTCCATCGGGTCCCAGCCGGGCGACCGGCCGTCGCGCCGCCCGGTGAGCCACTCGGACCACGGCGCGTACTTCGACTCCCAGAACGCGTCGCCGCTGGGCCGCACGTGCACGAAGATCGCGTTGTGCCGCATCGAGACGGCCAGGTCCAGCCACCCGCGGTACTCGGCCTGCACCTGCTCCTTGGGCAGGCCGGGGCGGCTCGGCCAGTCGATGTTCATCACCGTGGTGAGCCACATGCCGCGCAGCTCCCGCGCCGCCCTGACCGGCACGTTCCCGCACCGGCCGGGCACGCCCGGCCCTGCCTGCGCCGCGGCGACCGGCCCGGCACCGGGCGGGTCGTACGTGGCGGCCCGCACCAGCCCGATGCCGAGCACCGCGACGCCGAACAGCACGGCGGCGACGATCAGGACGGGTCGGACTCCGGGACGGCGCATGGCACCCAGTGTGCCCGGTCATAGGCTGCGGTCATGAATGTGGTCGTCGTCGGCGCGGGGATCGCGGGGCTGGCCTGTGCCGCCGAGCTGGCGGCCGCCGGGGTGCGCGTCCGGGTGCACGAGCGCGGGCCGCGGGTCGGCGGGCGGCTGGCCGTCGACAGCCTCGGCGGACGGTACGCGGACATCGGCGCCGCCTACCTGGTCGCCGACGACCCGGACTTCGCGGACGTCGCGCGACGGTGGCGGGACCGCGGGCTGGCCCGGCCCTGGACGGACACCCTCGCGGTGTTCCAGGGCCGGCTGCCCGGCCAGCCGGCCGCCGGGCCGGTGCGCTGGGCGGCGCCCGGCGGCCTGCGCTCGCTCGCGGAGGACCTGGCCACCGGGCTCGACGTCGTCCTGAACAGCGAGCTGGACGCGGTGCCGCCCGACGCCGACGCCGTCGTGCTGGCCATGCCCGGCCCGCAGGCGCTGCGCCTGCGGCCGCCCGCCGCCGTCGCGGACGCCGCGCGGGCGCAGGCGTGGGAGCCGGTGCTCACCGCCGTCTGCGCGTACCCGCGGCGGTCGTGGCCCGGCTTCCGCGGCGCGTTCGTGAACGACCACCCGGTGCTGGCCACGGTCTGCGACGACGGCGACCGGCGCGGCGACCTGGCCCCGGTCCTGGTCGCGCACTCGACGGCCGGGTTCGCGCGGCCCCGGCTGGACGACCCGGACGCGGCGGGCGGGGAGCTGGCCGCGGCGGTCAACGACCTGCTCGGCCTGGACGAGCGGCCCGAGGTGCGGGTGCACCGCTGGACCTACGCCCGGCCCTCCTCCCCCGGCACACCGCCGTTCGTCACCGACGGCCGGGTGTGGCTCGCCGGGGACGCGTTCGGCCGGCCGCGCGTCCAGACGGCCTGGCTGTCGGGCCGGGCCGCCGGCCGGGCGGTGATTCAGAGCACCGAGCGGTAGACCTCCAGGGTGTCCACGGCGATCCGGGACCAGCTGAAGTGCTCCACGGCGCGGCGCCGGCCGGCCAGGCCCATCCGCGCGGCCCGCTCCGGGTCCTCGATCAGGGCCGTCATCGCCGCGGCCAGATCCGCGACGAACCGGTCCGGGTCGACCGGCGTGCCGGTGCCGTCGGCGACCTGCTCGATCGGGACCAGCACGCCCGTCTCGCCGTCCGCGACGACCTCCGGGATGCCGCCCGTCGCGGTCGCGACCACCGCGGTCTCGCAGGCCATCGCCTCCAGGTTGACGATGCCCATCGGCTCGTAGATCGACGGGCAGACGAAGACCGTCGCGTGCGTCAGCACCTGGACCACCTCGTGCTTGGGCAGCATCTCCTGCACCCAGATCACGCCCTTCGGGTCGCGGGCGTCGCGCAGCCGGTCCGCCAGCTCGCCGACCTCGGCGGCGATCTCCGGCGTGTCCGGCGCGCCCGCGAGCAGCACGATCTGCGTCTCCGGCGGCAGGCCGTGGCAGGCGCGCATCAGGTACGGCAGGCCCTTCTGCCGGGTGATCCGGCCGACGAAGACCACGCTGGGGCGGCTCAGGTCGATGCCGAGGCGCTCGACCACGTCGGTGTCGCGGTCCGGTGCGTACTGGGACGTGTCGATCCCGTTGTAGACCACCCGGATCCGGTCCGGGTCGACGCCCGGGTACGCGGTCAGCACGTCCCGCTTCATGCCACCGGAGACGGCGATGACGGCGTCGGCGCCCTCGATGGCCGTGCGCTCGCAGAACGACGAGAGTGCGTAGCCGCCGCCGAGCTGCTCGGCCTTCCACGGGCGCAGCGGCTCCAGGCTGTGCGTGGTGACCACGTGCGGCACGCCGTACAGCAGCTTCGCGGTGTGGCCGGCGAAGTTCGCGTACCAGGTGTGGCTGTGCACGATGTCCGTGCCCGCGCAGCCGGCCGCCATCGACAGGTCGACGCCCATGGTGCGCAGCGCCGCGTTGGCGCCGGCCAGGGCGCCGGGCTCGGGGTGCGCCGTCACGCCCGGCTCGTCGCGTTTCGCGCCGAAGCAGTGCACCCGGACGTCGGCGAGCGGCCGCAGGTCCCGGGCGAGATATTCGACGTGCACCCCGGCGCCGCCGTAAACCTCCGGGGGGTACTCCCGGGTGAGGAGGTCGACGCGGAGGCCCGCGCCCTTGGCGTTGGAACGCGAGTCGGTCACGTGCGCAGAATAGTCCCTTCGACTGGCGTAAGGGCACGCGGAAAGTTAGCGTCACGGGCATGGCTGTCAAGGTGCTCGCGATCGTGCTCGCAGGAGGCGAAGGCAAGCGCCTGATGCCCCTGACCGCGGATCGGGCCAAGCCCGGCGTGCCGTTCGGCGGCATCTATCGCATGATCGACTTCGTGCTCTCGAACCTGGCCGGCGGCGGGTTCCTGAAGATAGTCGTGCTGACCCAGTACAAGTCCCACTCGCTCGACCGGCACATCACCAAGACCTGGCGGATGTCGACGCTGCTCGGCAACTACGTGACGCCCGTGCCGGCGCAGCAGCGGCTCGGGCCGCGCTGGTTCGCGGGCTCGGCGGACGCCATCTATCAGAGCCTCAATCTGATCAACGACGAGCGCCCCGACTACGTCATCGTCTTCGGCGCGGACCACATCTACCGCATGGATCCGAAGCAGATGGTCGACGACCACATCGCCTCGGGCGCGTCGGTGACTGTCGCCGGCATCCGCCAGCCGAGGTCGATGTCCGACCAGTTCGGCGTCATCGACGTCGGCGCGGACGGCAAGCGGATCCGCGCGTTCCGCGAGAAGCCGGTCGACGTCGAGGGCCTGCCGGACGCACCGGACGAGATCTTCGCCTCGATGGGCAACTACGTCTTCACCACCCGGGCGCTGTGCGAGGCGGTCACCGCCGACGCGCAGAACCCGGACAGCAAGCACGACATGGGCGGCAACATCATACCGATGTTGGTAGAACGCGGTGAAGCAAACGTCTACGACTTCCGCGACAACGACGT belongs to Amorphoplanes digitatis and includes:
- a CDS encoding DUF881 domain-containing protein, whose amino-acid sequence is MTSPDAGDGQRRFTPDFLTELFHNPLDAGYADAAARKARGEGATGTRKAMISGVSMLTLVALGFLLVVAYQQTMAAEPARTQARDTLIEQVQSRRTATSELQDRADRLRAEVADLREKQLGGAAVARLRDMEAQTGLAPVRGPGVKVTVADGPTPVDPLTGERKNEARVRDTDLQMAANALWAAGAEAIAVNGQRLTATSTIRQAGEAILVDFRPVTTPYQVVAIGPDSLADEFRDGSAGRFFRALSTRYGIAYDVADVRNATLDAATEPNLRQAVPADPGSGVSGAPTSPSSKASKGG
- a CDS encoding vWA domain-containing protein, with product MSGNRFRYGAWRDGPDPLAPPYDVRAAVDQVGERVLGGGSLRDALRDLLRRGPRDGRGLDDLEARARRLRRETLRRGNLDGAVTRARQLLDQAVAAERDVLRGRDDDDARFQEAVLDNLPRSTAQAVQELSDYDWASDEARETYRQILDGLRREVVEQRFAGLRDALRARDPATDARVDELVADLNDLLGRHARGEDTDDAFQRFMEKHGDLFPEHPRNVDELIDSLARRAAAAERLMRSLSPQQREELSSLMDQALGDGPLRGRLAELSDNLRALRPDLDWSRGERMRGERDLGYGDATAALGELGELDDLLDQLAQDHPGATLDDVDVEAVGRQLGRAAADDVRRLRELERELRRQGWVTRDDDGLTLTPKALRRLGRTALARVFSDLSGRKGGEHDLRDAGAAGDLTGSSRRWRFGDEQPLDVVRTIGNAIRRRAGGGGGVGTLPVRLEPEDFEVAETERRASAAVALCVDLSYSMFADGRWGPMKQTALALSHLVATRFPQDSLQIVGFGRYAMSLSQGELAAIEPDMVKGTNLQHALKLAGRHLRRHPGAEPVVLVVTDGEPTAHLDDDGQASFDWPPRPETVRLTVHEVDLLTRYGATLNVFMLGEDPGLRRFVDAVAQRSGGRVFSPDIAELGRYVVDDYVRSRRGRR
- a CDS encoding PhzF family phenazine biosynthesis protein, encoding MSDLEILRYAAFSADPAGGNPAGVVLDASALSEAAMQAIAADLGYAETAFLTEDRGAGTFRIRYFSPLAEVPFCGHATVATAVALSERRGPGGFVFVTNAGEVPVTVDDARTATLTSVGTRVADLAGADLADLLAALRWRQDELDPALPPRVAYAGAHHPVIAAASRDRLAKLDYDVPALKSLMEAKGWTTVQLVWRAAADRFDVRDPFPVGGVYEDPATGAAAAALGGYLRELGLVPGDAVLHLSQGDDLGRPGRLTVTLTPGEQGVRVSGTAVAMPA
- a CDS encoding sigma 54-interacting transcriptional regulator, whose protein sequence is MTEASTQLVPTPPTDLPRTLGALRASGHVFRTVKAELRDNLLDRLRRGVPRFPGIVGYDDTVLPEVERALLAGHDMVLLGERGQGKTRLIRGLVGLLDEWTPYITGSELREHPYHPLTPATRRVAAEAGDLLPISWLHRSERYGEKLATPDTSVGDLIGDVDPIKVAQGRALGDPDTIHFGLVPRTNRGIFAVNELPDLAERIQVSLLNVLEERDIQVRGYQLRLPLDLLLVASANPEDYTNRGRIITPLKDRFGAEIRTHYPLEIELETALIRQEAALAAEVPDHLVDVIARHTRAVRESPAVDARSGISARFAIAAAETIAASALRRAGLRNEREAVARICDTISVTSTLRGKVEFESGEEGRETEILGHLLRVATAETFRARLAGLDLSGFTDLVAGGTVIETGDLVSAQELLGQIGTVPGLAKVLDRLGLGDAPSPGQAASGVEFVLEGLHLTRRLAKELTDDGHIRYGNDHER
- a CDS encoding small basic family protein — translated: MIAVLALIAGVVLGIVFHPTVPPALQPYLPIAVVAALDAVFGGVRAKLDGIFDDKQFVVSFISNVLVAGIIVYLGDQLGVGGQLSIGVVVVLGVRIFGNVAAIRRHLFRA
- a CDS encoding CDP-alcohol phosphatidyltransferase family protein, with the protein product MSQQPARVTPGPAAPIAASDRIWTIPNVISFARLLGVPLFLYLLLVPQNDVAAVIVLTLGGTTDWVDGYVARRMNSVSRLGELLDPFADRLYILATLIGFTVRGVVPWWLTVALLLREAVLGVALLVLRRHGYGPPPVHYLGKTGTFVLLGAFPTLLLATAVPSTAPIALPIGWALAWWALGLYWAAAVLYLAQARAMLRADRAEQARVRAVAG